The Triticum aestivum cultivar Chinese Spring chromosome 6D, IWGSC CS RefSeq v2.1, whole genome shotgun sequence genomic sequence GAACTGTACTTTATAGAAATACAGATTATGATTACATAAGGTACATATATGTGAGCTGCTTACATTAAAGAGGATGTGGTTCGACAAATGTTATTCATCTATAGAGGGGGACACGACGAATGGGACGCAAAAATAGCTCGGCCTTCCTTCGAACAGTTGCTCCAAACACCTCTCTCATGTCTATTTTCTTTGGGTCAACTCTGGGAGGTAGCTCCCAGTCAAAATGGTAAAGAAGGCTAGCCAACGCAATCTCAATGTTTGCATACGCAAAATTGATCCCAGGGCAAACCCTCCGCCCAATACCGAAAGGAGTGAACTCGAAGTCTGCACCTCTAAAGTCAGCAACACCCACGCCTTCGAACCTCTCTGGCATGAACTTCTCTGGCTCATCCCAATACTTTGGGTCCCTAGAGATTGCCCATATGTTGGTTAGCAGAATCACTCCCTGTGGTACATCGTATCCTTGAATCTTATAGTCTTGCAGGCACAATCTAGGGAAGAACGGAGCAGGAGGATGCAGTCGCAAGGTCTCTTTAATAATTACCCTCAGGTATTGCATGCCTTTTAGGGAAGCCTCTTGTACCGTGTCCTGTCCGGTGAGTACACAGTCAATCTCAGATTGCACCCTTAGCATCACACTTGGGTTCGCCATCAGTTCAACCATCACCCATTGCAAAGTAGTAGTTGAGGTGTCAAGTGCTGCACCGAAAACATCCTGCGAAAATGATATAGTCACACAAGTTGCATAAGGTTCTAGTCATAATCAGTTTTATTGGTCCTATTTCCCCTTTTCCTTTAGTAGATAACTAAATATTAAGTGCGGTTTGACTAGTCAAATTCATGCTTTGACTGTGAATCTCACATACAATATTTAGTCAATGGTTAAAAAGTAAAATATTATTGTACTACGAATTAATGAAAGAAAGAATTTAGATACTCAAAATACGCCTTATATTTTGGAGCGAAGGCAGTTTTGTTATTAGGGTTCCGCTTCGGTAAATCtcctttaaaaaaaattaaaagggTAACCTCGTGTTTTACTATTTTCTTTTTTTGAAGCTCGTCTCTCCGCGGGAAAAATAGAGGGTCCTGATAAGttccacacgtgtggcacgaatcAATTCTGTCTACACGTGTGGGCTGAAGGAAGTAGGGCCAAATGTCCTTCTAGTCACTCATTGTGAAACATCAGCCTTTTTATTTCTTTCACACAAGCATGCAAGCAGGGACAAAAAAAGATGATGTCAGCGGAACCTTTTGAGTTTTTCAaactttaaaatgttttatctcttaaataaaaaatccgattgaaaattcgttttcaccattaaatctgtCGTGACAAGGACTTCAAAGCTAAATCTCATATCAATATGTTTCGATGATATTTTTTGGCGatcaaaagttgccatgtctattgcacataaaTTGCCATGGTATTTACACTGAAGTTGACATGATATGTTTTAAATATTTTTTCTTCTATGtttaaagtaaattttgacatattatagaAAAAGGAATTAAGAAACTAAACTTGCCATGGAGAATTACTAAAATTTGTCATGATCCATGAAATAATTTTGACATGGTTCATAATTAAAAAGAAATCCATCGTCAATTAATTTAAAAATGCATAGTCAATGACTCAAGTTTGGCATGAACCAGAAACTAAAATTGCAATGGTGAATTACTTAAGTTTACCATGATACATGCACTAAAATTTGCCAtgattcatacaaaaaataatttccaTGGTCAAAATACTAGAATTGGCatggtcaaaatactaaaattgccatgatgaaTTACAAAAAATTGCCACGATCCAAGAATCAAATTTGTCGTGGTCAATTACTAAAAATTGCCATGGTCAATTAATAAAATCTGCCGTGAAAAGTAGTTGAAATACAATGGTAGCCTTAAATCTAGAAGAAAAAATCGACGAAACATATCATGACAACTTTAGTGTAAACATTATGGCAACTTTAGTATAACATCATTGCAACTTTTGGCCAAAAaaagtcgtcgaaacatatcaatatgagatctagttttgaagatctcttGGAGACGGATTTAACGATGAAAACGGAtttttttatttaagagataaaacatttttaagtcaAAAAACAAAAAGATTCGCCAATGTCATGTGTTTGAGGTGGCAAAATGGAAGGTAATAAGGGCGTTTGGACCATGTTGCTTCATGCCACACGTGTGACAATTACCATTTGGGAAAAAAAATATACTGCTCGTTCGTCTTCCACCACCATCTTCATGAACACAACCAGCATAGTCCACCACCATCTGCGAAAATGATATAGTTACACAAGTTGCATAAGGACTTTGCCGCAGTAGGCGAAGATGGTGGTGGGCAGGGACGGCGGTCCCCACCATGACTTTTTTGCTGCATTTTTTTGCTAgaacattttttttgatttttctgcATATTGAGAGGATGATGATGCCGCCACCGCCATGATTTTTTAATATTTATGTTTTGTTGGAACCACTTTTGATTTTTGTTGCAGTAGGCGACGATGGCATTAGAGGCGGCGACGACTGGGCGCTATGTTTTTGTTGCATTGGTTTTTAGCTGGAATCATCAATTGTTTTTGCTACAACCAGCCGAAGAAGAGCTGGAGCTGTTACGGAGGCACTGCGCCTGGGCACGACGGTGTCGACGGCGAGAAGGTGTCCATCAGAACTACAAGCAAGCAAGGGCGATGTAGACGCATCTGGATGCGAAGGCAGAGGCGGGAGGACGCACGGGGAGGTAGAGGCAAAGGCAGATGTGGGAGGACGCACGGGGAGGCCAAGCCGTATGCTGGGGTAAAGTCAATCCCGtgcgggaagggggggggggacggGGACGCCAGATTCAACGGCTGTAATAGCTGAAGTAGGGTTGCGCGGCGACTGACCCAAATTTGGGCCAGTCGACCGGCGCCTAGTATCCGCCTTAATGAATTCATTAGAATTTTAACTAGACCGTCATACTCTATCATGCGAAGGGGTATCTTTTAATCTCCATCACTGATTAATACCGAATAGTGACTTTGTGGAAGAAGCAACATCTTTCAAAGTGCTAGACAATTACTTCCTCCATTCGACCAAAACGTTGAGGTGTATTAATTTTTGAAGTCAAATGCACTTATGTTTGACTAATTTTTAGAAAAACAAATATCAGTATGTACAATACTAAATATGTAtgatcactagattcatcatggaaagtattttcatatttttatattgtagatattgatatttattTTATAATCTTGGTCAAATATACTTCTtacgtttttatttactccacatattatctttggtcaaaatcaaactttataaactttgacaaaAATTATAGACGAAAATATTAACATATagaataacaaatcaataccattggattcattattgaatatactttcacatcatatagatttgttattgtaaatgttcataattatttttaaacttggtcaaacaatatgaagtttgacttcagtcaaatctaatatgcagagtaaataaaaatcggagggagtacaatctcacttttatgaaaattgatgCACCTTGTGTTAGAGAGTAATTGAAAGGTTCGAGTTTCAAGACCATGAGAGCTTACTATGAGCAGTGCCCTTATGACTCCGTCGGTTAGGGCAACTCGCATATTGCCTTCTTTCTGGATCCTCAGCAACACATCGACCATGTCCTGTTCGTCATCTCCATCTCTGGCTGCCCTCCTCTCCTCGTGACTCCTTAGTATGTTGTCCATGAGCCGAAACATCTCTTGACGGTGCCGCTCCGCCTTGCCACCATTGCGCGGCAGGAGCCGAACTAGCCGCGACGAAGGGAAGAGGTCCCGGAGGTCGAACAGCGACGACAAGTCCACTCCTTGCTTAACGTTCTTCATGAACGCCACTCTGTCCGGTAGCCTGTCCCCGAAGATGGCGCGCACAGCCGAGTCTGTCATGAACTCGTCGAGCCGCTTGTCGATGTTCACTAGCCGGCCGTCGGACATCGCCTGAAGCGACGAGACGAGGCGAGCCGCCTCCTCCTCGCGGATCCGCCAGAACGCCTCGACGCGCCGCGCGCTGAGCAGCTCCGTCATGAGGATCCGGCGAAGGAAGCGCCAGTGGTCGCCGTATGGCGCGAAGATGATCCCCTGGCCATGCCTCGAGAGGTCGTCGATGCCCGGGCTGCTGAGCCGCTCCGAGAAGTTGGCCTCGTTGCCCTTGTATATCTCCCTTACCGCCTCGGCggaggagacgacgatggccaCGCGCTCGCACACCCGGAGCTGCATGAGCGGGCCGCGGCGGAGGGAGAGGTCGCGCATGGTGCGGTGCGGGAGCCCGCGCAGCAGGTGGTGCAGGCTGCCGATGATCGGAAGCTGCCACGGGCCCGGAGGCAGCCTCGGGCGAGTCTTCTTGGCGCGTAGGACGACATGGAGGAGGAGAGCCAAGAACAAGCATGAGCCGAACTGATAGTAGTATGGCAGCGTGAAGTGCTCCATGTGCGGAAGGGCGAGAGCGAGTGAGAGAGGCGCGCATGTACTGCATACTAGTAGACGGAACAAGGGCTGTATATATGGTCCTCGCACCATGCATGATGCGATTGTGGTGGTTAGAAAcgaaataaatatagcaacaaacCAAATTAAAGGCATTATTCCTCTTGTTTTAGCTGTACCAATTAATATTCAGAGTTTGGAAATGATGTTCTCCAGCTCTGCTCTCAGCTTTCTTTGGGACTTAATTACTTCCTACCATCAGCACAACCTCTACCCGCCCCTGGCTTGACGTTGAGGGAGAGTGACTAATCAAGCGTGATAACCAAAGCACAAGGATCGTCGTAAAGTTTATGTTTACTCGTCATCTCTCACTAGCTAGTCACTACACAGATTGCTTGCTGGGACAATAAGTTACTCTAGTTGTTAGGTTTAGGTTACCGGGTCACTGAAACCATTTCTATTCTGATGATTTTGGGTAGAATCATAATTCTGACATGCTAGATCACAACGtattatatatactagcaaaatCCCCCGCGGTGATATGCTTCGCGTCCATGGGGCACATGATGCATCGACACGTAATACTAACGAGTGCTGGTGAGAGGAGTAATGCTACACTTGCGTAGAGGCAGTTACGTtctttagagcatctacagccgggcgcccCAAACCGGCCTCAAACATCCGGGCCGCCTtcccggtcactgaccggtcacgatTTTTGAACTAGATGgacgcctcaaacgggcctcaaacgcccgggctggcAGGCATTCTtcatatccagcctaaatatggGGCAGATATGGGGTGGCCCGAGCAGGCCCGGGTGCGTCCGCCTGACAAGGCCGACCCACCACCGACCCCACAGACGTCCCACAAAAAATCCCATCCGGCTCATCGCTCTGAAACCCTAGCTCACTCACTCTCCTCTCTCGCTCCGTCCTCTCCTCTCCCCGCACCGATTCCGATCGAATCCGGCGCAATGTCGAGCTCCGGCAACCACTCCGACTCCGAGTTGGATCCGGACTATGAGATTGCCCTCCGCATCGCcttggagcggtccaaggtggagacCGGGGGCAGCTCCGGATCCGCAGTCTCACCGTAGCCGCAGCTTCCCCGCCGGCTCAGCTCGGACACCGGCGCTGGCTCCTCCTGGCCCGGGCGCAGCTCGCACAAGCGGCCTGCGCAATCAGCGCACCTCCCCTAGGCCGTCCCCTGCCCCCGCCAGCTGCTGCTCCCCCACGGGGGCAGTGGTGGGTGCTTGTGCCCGCCCTGCCGGCCGGGGTGTGCAAGCTGGAATCAGAGGCGCGCGCCGCCCGCTGCGAGCGGCAGCgggaaagggagaggagggaggcggagCAGTCCGTGCGCCGCAACCGCGGGATGCAGGCGGAGCGCAACAAGGACGCGCGGCTCCTCGAATGGGTCTACCACCGGTCGCTTAcgaccgcggagatggaggcgcgGTGGCTCCGCCGGAAGAACGCCAAGGAGCTCCGAATTGCCATTGAGGAGTCCGAGCACAAGGCGGTGGAGCCAGCGGCAGAGGCGGCTTGGCTCACGAAGCTCAAGCGGCAGTAGGGCGGGGAGGTCTAGCGGCTAAAAGGGCTCATCATCCTCTCCGACTCCGACGGCGACTCCGACGACTCGGACGATCCGCCACCAGCTGCCGACGCCTACAACTGCACCGGCGACCGGAAGGGCAAAGggccggcgaggaagtggtgaatcTCCACCGTCTCCATTTTCAGTTTCTAGGTTTTAGtaatgtagtttaaatttgaccgTCGTTTATATGAACTATGTGAACTTTGGTGAACTTTTGGACATCCGGCGGTGATCTTCTGGTGACCGGAATGTGCATTTCCCTGTTTGATTCCATGTCTGTGTGATGATCTATGTTCTTTTTATCTACGTTCCATGCTAGTATGGATATGAGGGACCGGATATGAGACAAACAGATGTGGACAACATGATTTGAGGGTTGCCCGGTCAGTACCCGCGGACGTGGACGTGCCCGGGCGCGTCGGCGGccatttgaggggccggatttgtaaagtccggctatagatgctcttacgTACCAAGCAACGTGGATGACCAGgattggcgggggggggggggggggggtggtcatAACTTTACGTGGATGTAGTATTATCAGAGGATGGGATTAGAAAATATCATCTGGCGAGGTAGAATAAACCCATGTGTTAAATTTCCAAGATTGCGTTTTCTTACTTTTAGTCTTTTAGTGCTAATGCATCTGTAGCTACTGTGATAGAAAACAATATATATGTATGGGGTGTAGTGAAATGTACTACTTGTCGTAGAGATATGTCGTATAGAAGAGTTTTTTTTTTGAATCGACAAGAGCTCTGCTATTCATATAGAAGAAGAGAGTTTTTTATATTATTAGAGAAAACCAGACAAGAATGGGATAAAAAGGATAGGAAGGATAGAAAGTCCCCCACCGGCTGCTAGAGCGAGGCAACCAAGACACATGCAACCCCAAACTTGTCGTCACACCAAATGAACCCAAAGGGGTACGACACCACCACACTGCTGAACCCCACTGGTGGTGAAGGGAGAGAGAAACCAGACCACTATGGGGGGAGTAGGTAAGGACACCCCAACATTGAAGGTGAAGATAGCGTGCCACAAGAACACCGCGTGTTCAAACCACCCAGCACCAAGGCGGCCGACACAACACGGGGCCGCCACCCAGGCATCCGCCAAGCTGGTGTGCCATGCAAAACCAACCCTCACCACCTTCTGGGGCCGTCGCCTCGACATCCACCACCCGCAAGCAAGCCAGAGTGCCGCATGATCGACCTAGGCAATCACAGCCCCAACTACTCAGAAATTTGTTAGAGaaagaaatttgctagttgtgagTGTGTGATTGCAGTTTTCTGGAGTTCCTGCAAAGTTGGAAGTGCAACTGCATTCTATCATGTGTATCCcaagatggcaacggggacgaATTCCGTCGGGTTTTGCTTGCCCATCCCCATCCCCGGGAGAGAAACCCAATCCCGTCCCCGCCCGTGAAACCACACGTGGGGATAGGTTTTTGCCCATCCCCGTCCCCGCCGGATTTTTCGGACCCACGGGGAACCCATCTCCGCGAGCGATCATAAAAAACAATTACCACATTTGAAAGGCGGCACCAGGAGGTAAGCAGATGGGTGCGTGATTTTGAGATTTTTGGGGTTGTGCCCGCGGTTTAGATGAGGGAGTGTGGTAAGCTTGCAGCCGCAAGTGATTTTTTGGGTGCACAGAAGCGGGATAATGGGCTTTTGGCCAACCCTGGTCTATTCTAGGGACCACATGTCATATGTTTCACGGGTTTGGCGGGTTTCGGGTGCGGGTAGTGTTGGAACTGGCTTGCACCTGCGAAACCTGGCAGGTTTTGAATGTTACCCATGAGCAGCCCTGCGGCGATAGAAACATGCCCATCCCCGCCCCCTAATATGGTAAAATCCTGCGGGGACACGGTTTCGAGGCCTCATTGCCATCTCGACATGTATCTGATGATCAAAATAAAATAATATTTCCATGCTTTCACTGGATTTCATACTGGTTTTGTGTGGGTAGAAACTGACAAACAAGTGTTGTAAGATGTGACAATACAAAAAAAAAAtccagttttgctaaagcacatctagatgtgccataagtattgcacatctaagttctatgtcattgatcttacattgAGGTTCGTGTggatattttcattttcttttttcttttcctctctTATGCTTGATttactcacttagatgtgcaataactagagcacatctagatgtgccctagacacatcTAAAAAAATCATACTGGGTGTGTTTGTGCGTGCACAGTGTAGGATGTCAGCCACGTAGAGATTTTTTTATATGTTTCTACCTGAGAGGAAGCCTGTCTGGTCGGCATGAACTAGTAGCGGCATTGAGAGGTTTTAGACATATGGTCAGGAGCTTCGCTAGCCCTTTATGGGGCAATTTTGAAGCGAGACGGGTCAAAAGGCACCGGGTGTTGTGGCATCTTAGTTTTTTCGGATTACAATGATAATCGCCCTGTTAAGGTAGGAAATGCCTGCACGATTGTGGTAGAATTCGAGAAAAAATCTTGCAAATTCTCTTTTAACAAGGGCCAAAAGTTTCTAAGAAAACCAAGCCCAAAGCCAGTTGGCGGGGCTCGCATTCACGTATATGGAGAGGAAGGCATCAAATATTTCCTTGTCCAGGGAAGGGTCATCTAGAGATCTTAGCTGTGGAATTTGTGATTGGTATAGGTTTTGCAGAGATAAGTCCCACGAAGGGGTGAAAGAGGGCCCTAGTAAGTTTGAGTAGAAATTGGTTAGGATTGAAATTTTCGCATCATGTGAGAAAAAATCTACTCCGTCTACTATAAGGCAGTGATTTCATTGCGTCACAGTCGGGCTGTGGCAAAGGCATGAAAGTAGCAAGATTTTTCGTCTCCCTCTAGTGTAGTTCGCACCTTGCCACGCTGCACCCAGTAGTCTGCCTTCTCTCTAATTATACGATGAAGGATTTTGATGACAACTTGCCGGAGACGTTCTCATGGGCAGAGAGAAATCAATCTTCATCTAGAAGACCAGGCACATTGCTGACAGCCTTGTAATTATTTTCTTGTGTATTGAAAGCTTACGGGAGACGTATAGAGAGCATACACGTTGAAGATAGCCTTGCAAAGACAAGGGAAAGTGCATGATTTGAGCATTGACGGGCTGAGGCCCATGCAGTATGATAAGATACACTTCGGATACCTGATAATTTACACAGAAACACCGTTGTAATTTTTCACCCAAATTTTTTTTGTTGAAAACATAACCCTGGAAAAAATAGTTTTTCAAAACATACCATGGTAACTTATGTGAAAATTAGCATGGTAATACACAAACCATATATATACCCGATAGCTTACGTACGAACACATCGTAAGTTTCACCAAGgacgtttttttttgaaaaacataccccggtaacttatgtgaaaatagtaCGGTAATATGTGAACCACATACCCGATTACTTATGTACAAACACCGCGATAACTttggccgaggagggggaaaatTGTTTAAAAACATAGCCCCCGGTTATTTATGTGAACAATCGCACGATAATATACGAACCACATACCCGGTAACTTACATACAAACATCACGGTAACTTTGACCAAAGAGAATAAACGCTTGTTGAAAAAAATACCCCCGGTAACTTATGTGAAAATGTAATTTATGTAGCTCACACATGGTAACTTTTGACACGAAAAAAAAATCGTTGAAACATACTAACATGGGATCTCGTTGGAAGATCTCGTCGCGACTAATCTTTTACATGAAAACGATTTTTGCATCGGATCAATGgcttgagctacaaaacatttgaATTTTCAAAATAAGGAGACTTTAGGATGACATCAACTTTTTTGTCCTCTAGTGCATACATGCATTTGCATTGATGCCTCCGATAAATTATGTGGAAATAGCACGGTAAGTTGCATACCATCTGTGTGGTAAATTATTTGGCCGAGGCATGGCAACTTTTTGACCCCAAAAAAAGTCTTCGGAACATactaacatgggatctagttttgaagatctcgtcgcgacgaatcttttatgtgaaaatgGTTTTTGCATTGGACCgatggtttgagctacaaaacattttgaatttttgaaatAACGTGAATCTAGGATGAGATCAAGTTTTTTGTCCTCTAGTGTATGCACGCAATTCGAGAAAAAATGTCCGCGAAAGAGTGATTCATCCTAATACAATAAATTAAAATGAAGGAATAGTGTGTGTGTTTGTTTTAGCAATGTGGCACACTTGTGCCAAATATCACGGTCCTATTATTaaatgaagtctccaacaagtaaGTAGTGCGGTACAAAATCTCGATAAGAGTTAAAAAAGATAAACAAGTCCACAACCAGTAAAAATCAGACTAAATGCCTATACACGCATCCTAGTGTTTGACCGCCATCCAACTGGTTGTAGGTATCCCGTGCTACTATCTTCCAACGGGTGCACCAATAAGTCATATGCTCTTTGATTTCCGCACGACTGAGTAATAACTACACCGTACATACCATTAGTACAACCACTATTGGCATCTTGCCTGACTTTGAGTGCCATCAGTACAACCACTATTGGCATCTTGCCTAACTTTGAGTGAGAGCGACTAAGTGTGATAACCAAAGCATAAGAATAGTTTCCGGCCACTCTTCATCTATCTCTCTACACGGGTGCTTGCTAGGACAATAAAGTTTGTTCCGTATCATCATTAAATCCAGTTGTTAGGTTTAGGTTCCCGGATCAGTGAAACTATTTTGATTCTGATTTTAGTTAACTACTACGAATCTTTCATTCTCAGGTGTATTGCTTAGGGGAATTCAGAGTAGCTACAGTTTGAATTACAACCGGGCACACACATGTGTGCGGGAATGGAAGAAAGCAGAATGGGAGGCAATGAGAGCCAAGATGGGAGTAGGTAGTGTCTTATTATTGGTGAAATATATTGCCCATCTCTCTTCATCAGTTCGgatttttggatgagttggcttgagcatgaattcaatatgttATCAAGGTTAGGAGGTCTTGAATTCAAGACCCTGCCAACACAGTATTAAAAAAAGATTATATGGCCTACATAAATCATACGTCCAAGGACTAAATAAGCCTAGACGCGAGGGGAGGTGTTGAAATATATCAATTCGGACTTTTGGATGAATTGACTAAAGCATGAATTTGATAATTATGCGCAAAATTGTGAAATGCGAAACATAGGATGGATTAAGGAAGATTCAGGCAATCCAATCATGTAAGCCACTTGTCCAATCCGAGCCCAGACTAGGAATGGGCCAAGGTATCTGATTGGCAATTTGTGGCAACCTCGAAGAGGCAGTGAACTTTAAACATACATctagttcttcatgtacatttGATCCCCCGCCTCGAAGTTGCGCTTAGTACGACCCTTATCAGCCTGATGTTTCATAAGCATCTGTGCTCGCAAAAGACGCTGCTTGATCAGAGTAGTCATATCTACATGTTCAGACAACCAAGTATTCAGGCCTGCTACTGTTGTGGCAACATGAGATTCAATCCCCCAATGCTGAGGCATGTGTCCATATAATACCAGGAATGGAGATTTCCCGAAAAAAGTAgacc encodes the following:
- the LOC123145637 gene encoding desmethyl-deoxy-podophyllotoxin synthase isoform X2; this translates as MEHFTLPYYYQFGSCLFLALLLHVVLRAKKTRPRLPPGPWQLPIIGSLHHLLRGLPHRTMRDLSLRRGPLMQLRVCERVAIVVSSAEAVREIYKGNEANFSERLSSPGIDDLSRHGQGIIFAPYGDHWRFLRRILMTELLSARRVEAFWRIREEEAARLVSSLQAMSDGRLVNIDKRLDEFMTDSAVRAIFGDRLPDRVAFMKNVKQGVDLSSLFDLRDLFPSSRLVRLLPRNGGKAERHRQEMFRLMDNILRSHEERRAARDGDDEQDMVDVLLRIQKEGNMRVALTDGVIRALLIMVVDYAGCVHEDGGGRRTSSIFFFPNGCFRCST
- the LOC123145637 gene encoding desmethyl-deoxy-podophyllotoxin synthase isoform X1, with protein sequence MEHFTLPYYYQFGSCLFLALLLHVVLRAKKTRPRLPPGPWQLPIIGSLHHLLRGLPHRTMRDLSLRRGPLMQLRVCERVAIVVSSAEAVREIYKGNEANFSERLSSPGIDDLSRHGQGIIFAPYGDHWRFLRRILMTELLSARRVEAFWRIREEEAARLVSSLQAMSDGRLVNIDKRLDEFMTDSAVRAIFGDRLPDRVAFMKNVKQGVDLSSLFDLRDLFPSSRLVRLLPRNGGKAERHRQEMFRLMDNILRSHEERRAARDGDDEQDMVDVLLRIQKEGNMRVALTDGVIRALLIDVFGAALDTSTTTLQWVMVELMANPSVMLRVQSEIDCVLTGQDTVQEASLKGMQYLRVIIKETLRLHPPAPFFPRLCLQDYKIQGYDVPQGVILLTNIWAISRDPKYWDEPEKFMPERFEGVGVADFRGADFEFTPFGIGRRVCPGINFAYANIEIALASLLYHFDWELPPRVDPKKIDMREVFGATVRRKAELFLRPIRRVPLYR